From the Oryzias latipes chromosome 22, ASM223467v1 genome, one window contains:
- the LOC101164521 gene encoding SERTA domain-containing protein 2, producing the protein MLGRGVKRKWSCLEELELLPGAAVPEEKRQNLAAGGGHDPSMSRLQQRQLVLSLCVEKLQHYQAGVELSLRRSVLLINTLRQIQEEMRSDGTGTCTPEVLLHGVDPDSYLLTDDMSVTCSGCAEGDMESLSLSPPASPEPASQDAEQQKPLPTAVSNTLSDAGSAGGYLSDLALDDIFEDIDTSMYESSDLLSAWAAGSLWPVTSSLWWDEDMKLRPAGHSSAGSLQSCLMDLNELDHIMEVLVKS; encoded by the coding sequence ATGTTGGGTCGCGGCGTGAAGAGGAAGTGGAGCTgcctggaggagctggagctgcTCCCCGGCGCCGCAGTGCCGGAGGAGAAGAGGCAGAACCTGGCGGCGGGTGGAGGCCACGATCCGTCCATGAGCCGCCTGCAGCAGCGTCAGCTGGTGCTCAGCCTCTGCGTGGAGAAGCTGCAGCACTACCAGGCCGGCGTGGAGCTCAGCCTGCGGCGCTCGGTGCTGCTCATCAACACCCTGAGACAGATCCAGGAGGAGATGCGGAGCGACGGGACCGGAACCTGCACCCCAGAGGTTCTCCTCCACGGCGTGGATCCGGACTCCTACCTTCTTACGGACGACATGTCAGTGACGTGCTCGGGGTGTGCGGAGGGGGACATGGAGAGCCTTTCTCTGTCCCCCCCAGCGTCTCCGGAGCCCGCCTCTCAGGACGCCGAGCAGCAGAAACCTCTGCCCACCGCAGTCAGTAACACTCTTAGCGACGCGGGAAGCGCCGGCGGTTATCTCAGTGACCTGGCCCTGGACGACATCTTTGAGGACATCGACACGTCCATGTACGAGAGCTCGGACCTGCTCTCAGCCTGGGCGGCGGGCTCCCTGTGGCCCGTCACGTCCTCGCTCTGGTGGGACGAGGACATGAAGCTGCGCCCGGCCGGCCATTCCTCGGCTGGAAGCCTCCAGTCGTGCCTCATGGACCTGAACGAGCTGGACCACATCATGGAGGTCCTGGTGAAGTCCTGA